From one Syntrophales bacterium genomic stretch:
- a CDS encoding acetate--CoA ligase family protein, producing the protein MERKNLDAVFRPKSVALIGASATPGKLGYDILYNIIHGGFQGPIYPINPKAETILDLKVYRDIASPPEPPELAVIVIPAKMVPQAIEDCGKAGVKAAIVITGGFAEAGPEGEKLQEDLANLAHKYGISVIGPNCQGVNHPHHNLCASWPLITTKGRMTFVSQSGTVGAALIDWASEEHLGVSCFVSLGNRADIDETDCIQYFNEDPNTKVIALYIEGVKRPEKFRESLARTTKPIVILKAGRTARGKIAAESHTKSLAGDDEIYTALFEKYRIHRADTLEELYDFAKALAYMEKPKGRKLLCISSSGGAAILAIDEGERLGFESPPPSPALKKQLRSFLPPHCGVTNPIDLTGDAITDPTLYSKVIEAAKGHYDTSVVIFGDPIHGASEIVTGKDELIVFCGGADVEREESKKMHEKGIPVFPTPERAIKALYQFFRFDEKKKKREEHVTRPSSLRLLPYTETAGLLKKYEIPIVPAYEAKTATEAINIARGIGGPVAMKIDSPDISHKTDVGGVKLNLGKSSEIKKAYEEMISEVKGKAPHARISGVTISPMAEPGGVEVIVGVVKDPQYGHALMFGLGGIFTEIYRDVKFCLLPAKESEFRHMIENIKGHPILSGFRGQKPRDIKALIALMKNLSQLVRHHPEIDQIDLNPVLLYEKGALVVDYRIYTG; encoded by the coding sequence ATGGAGAGAAAGAATCTTGATGCGGTCTTCAGACCAAAGAGTGTGGCATTGATAGGAGCATCCGCAACTCCAGGAAAACTGGGCTACGACATCCTCTACAACATTATCCATGGAGGCTTTCAAGGACCAATATATCCAATCAATCCTAAAGCGGAAACAATACTGGATCTGAAAGTATACAGAGATATTGCCTCGCCCCCCGAACCACCAGAATTGGCTGTGATCGTTATTCCCGCCAAAATGGTGCCACAGGCCATTGAGGACTGCGGAAAGGCAGGAGTAAAAGCTGCGATTGTAATTACAGGCGGGTTCGCCGAAGCAGGACCGGAAGGAGAAAAACTCCAGGAAGATCTGGCGAATTTGGCCCACAAGTATGGGATAAGTGTTATCGGTCCAAACTGCCAGGGGGTTAACCATCCCCACCACAACCTCTGTGCATCTTGGCCTTTAATAACCACAAAGGGGAGAATGACCTTCGTATCTCAAAGTGGAACTGTTGGCGCTGCACTCATAGATTGGGCCAGTGAAGAACATCTGGGAGTTAGTTGTTTTGTAAGTCTAGGAAACAGGGCGGATATTGACGAAACGGACTGCATCCAGTACTTCAACGAGGATCCAAATACAAAAGTCATTGCCCTTTATATCGAGGGTGTGAAAAGACCAGAGAAGTTCAGAGAATCACTCGCCAGAACAACAAAACCCATCGTCATTCTTAAAGCGGGAAGAACAGCAAGGGGCAAGATAGCTGCGGAAAGCCATACGAAATCCTTAGCCGGTGACGATGAAATCTACACTGCCCTCTTTGAGAAGTACAGAATACATAGGGCAGACACTCTGGAAGAGCTGTACGACTTCGCTAAAGCACTGGCCTACATGGAAAAACCTAAAGGTAGAAAGCTACTCTGCATTTCCAGCTCTGGAGGTGCTGCCATCCTGGCCATAGATGAGGGTGAGAGACTAGGGTTTGAAAGCCCACCACCCAGCCCAGCCCTTAAAAAACAGCTCCGCTCTTTCCTACCACCCCACTGTGGTGTTACCAATCCAATTGACCTGACTGGCGACGCAATAACCGATCCAACCCTCTATTCTAAAGTCATCGAGGCAGCGAAAGGTCATTATGATACGAGCGTGGTTATCTTCGGAGACCCCATTCATGGTGCCTCTGAAATTGTAACAGGGAAGGACGAACTTATTGTTTTCTGTGGGGGTGCCGATGTGGAACGAGAAGAATCAAAAAAAATGCATGAAAAGGGTATTCCCGTTTTTCCCACACCGGAGAGAGCTATCAAAGCCCTATATCAGTTCTTCCGCTTCGACGAAAAGAAAAAGAAAAGAGAAGAACATGTTACACGTCCTTCAAGTTTGAGGCTACTACCATACACGGAGACTGCAGGTTTACTCAAAAAATATGAGATCCCCATTGTTCCTGCTTATGAAGCAAAAACAGCAACTGAAGCGATAAACATCGCTCGGGGTATAGGAGGTCCTGTGGCAATGAAGATCGACTCTCCTGATATTTCTCACAAAACAGACGTGGGAGGGGTGAAACTCAACTTAGGAAAATCATCTGAGATTAAAAAGGCTTACGAGGAGATGATATCAGAGGTCAAAGGTAAAGCCCCTCACGCTCGCATTTCGGGCGTCACAATCTCTCCTATGGCCGAACCAGGGGGAGTGGAAGTTATCGTTGGTGTCGTGAAGGATCCCCAGTATGGCCATGCCCTAATGTTTGGTCTAGGGGGTATCTTCACGGAAATATACCGAGATGTTAAATTCTGTTTGCTCCCTGCAAAAGAGAGTGAGTTTCGCCACATGATCGAAAACATCAAAGGACACCCCATCCTCTCAGGTTTCCGAGGTCAAAAACCAAGGGACATAAAAGCACTAATAGCGCTAATGAAAAATCTATCCCAACTCGTAAGACATCACCCTGAAATCGATCAAATAGACCTGAACCCAGTGCTTCTGTACGAAAAAGGCGCTCTCGTTGTGGATTACCGTATATACACAGGATAG
- a CDS encoding DUF362 domain-containing protein, with protein sequence MIVKEGGFFFVPTSLDEREGREAIRRLLEKFDIPFKKGDAVGIKVHWGERGNQSYLPPFFAAEIVDWLKSRGFSSFIFDTTVLYSGGRRDGREALKTAAQHGYTEDYLGCPVIIADGFDGRDTVDITAGFKHFTTVQIGNVLNRAQGFVIFSHFKGHMAAGFGGAVKNISMGFASRAQKQRMHADVHPELNRSQCSRCGLCSQICPVQAVQGEKGQYPTFDRERCIGCAQCIGLCPEVALKIFWDTDNRVFQERLVETAAAVWNVIGGRTIVVNALLKITTDCDCLPGRNPVIAPDAGLVGGYHPVRVDRESLKIVGESVIDRTHPGVNWRRQFDYAKEIGFWDLQVI encoded by the coding sequence ATGATTGTTAAAGAAGGAGGGTTTTTTTTCGTACCCACTTCACTTGACGAGAGAGAAGGACGGGAGGCTATTCGTAGGTTGCTTGAGAAGTTTGATATTCCCTTTAAAAAGGGGGACGCGGTTGGTATTAAAGTACACTGGGGAGAACGGGGAAACCAGAGCTACCTGCCTCCTTTTTTTGCGGCGGAAATTGTGGATTGGCTTAAATCGAGGGGTTTTTCATCTTTCATTTTCGATACGACCGTCCTCTATTCCGGAGGGAGGAGGGATGGGAGAGAGGCCTTAAAGACAGCCGCACAGCATGGTTACACAGAGGACTACCTGGGATGTCCCGTGATTATAGCCGATGGTTTCGATGGTAGAGACACTGTAGACATAACAGCTGGTTTCAAGCACTTCACCACGGTACAAATTGGGAATGTGCTGAATAGGGCGCAGGGGTTTGTCATATTTTCCCATTTCAAAGGACACATGGCAGCGGGTTTCGGAGGTGCGGTGAAGAACATCTCGATGGGTTTTGCCTCTAGAGCCCAGAAACAGAGGATGCATGCTGATGTTCATCCTGAACTAAACCGTTCTCAGTGTTCCCGTTGTGGCCTTTGCAGTCAGATATGTCCCGTGCAAGCCGTTCAAGGTGAGAAAGGTCAGTATCCCACATTCGATCGCGAAAGATGCATCGGTTGTGCCCAGTGTATCGGTTTGTGTCCGGAGGTGGCCCTTAAGATCTTTTGGGATACGGATAACCGGGTATTCCAAGAGAGACTTGTGGAAACAGCGGCAGCCGTCTGGAATGTTATAGGAGGAAGGACAATAGTCGTAAATGCCCTTTTGAAGATAACCACTGACTGTGATTGCCTACCGGGTAGGAATCCTGTAATTGCCCCTGATGCAGGTCTCGTAGGTGGCTATCATCCTGTGCGGGTAGATCGTGAATCCCTCAAGATTGTGGGTGAAAGTGTCATAGACAGAACTCACCCGGGTGTGAACTGGAGACGTCAGTTTGATTATGCAAAAGAAATAGGTTTCTGGGATCTTCAGGTGATATGA
- a CDS encoding acetyl-CoA carboxylase biotin carboxyl carrier protein subunit — protein MGYELLSPIPGKVMKIMVKEGEMTREDEEVMSIESMKMENLIYSPTTGRITKIAVKVGDEVEVNDLLMVIE, from the coding sequence ATGGGTTATGAGTTGCTCTCTCCGATTCCCGGTAAAGTCATGAAGATAATGGTCAAAGAGGGTGAAATGACACGTGAAGACGAAGAAGTAATGAGCATAGAATCCATGAAAATGGAGAATCTAATATACTCACCCACTACGGGCCGTATAACCAAAATAGCCGTAAAAGTAGGTGATGAAGTTGAGGTTAACGATCTTCTCATGGTGATTGAGTGA
- the groL gene encoding chaperonin GroEL (60 kDa chaperone family; promotes refolding of misfolded polypeptides especially under stressful conditions; forms two stacked rings of heptamers to form a barrel-shaped 14mer; ends can be capped by GroES; misfolded proteins enter the barrel where they are refolded when GroES binds), giving the protein MAAKEIKYNVLGREKIMKGVDTLANAVKVTLGPKGRNVVIEKKWGSPTITKDGVTVAKEIELEDKFENMGAQMVKEVASRTSDLAGDGTTTATILAQAIFKEGVKLVAAGMNPMALKRGVDKAVALVVEELKKISKPVKDKKEITQVGAISANNDTSIGEIIAEAMDKVGKEGVITVEEAKGMETTLEIVEGMQFDRGYISPYFITNPDKMEVRLEDAYVLVHEKKISSMKDLLPVLEQVARSGKPLLIVAEDVEGEALATLVVNKLRGTLKCAAVKAPAFGERRKGMLEDIAILTGGKFISEDMGIKLENVTINDLGTCKQIIIDKDNTTLIEGGGKSEDIAARVKQIRAQIEETKSDYDREKLQERLAKLVGGVAVIKVGAATEIEMKEKKARVEDALNATKAAVEEGVVPGGGVAYIRALEALKDVQLPDEEQHGLNIVRRALEEPLRQIAANAGYEGSIIVEKVKEGKDDFGFDAERGEFRSMFEAGIIDPTKVTRLALQNACSVASLLMTTEAMVAEKPKPKTQPGMPGGMPPGGGMEDLEY; this is encoded by the coding sequence ATGGCTGCAAAAGAAATAAAATACAATGTGCTTGGAAGAGAAAAGATAATGAAAGGCGTTGATACTCTAGCCAACGCCGTTAAAGTGACCTTAGGCCCAAAAGGTCGGAACGTTGTCATTGAGAAAAAATGGGGATCTCCGACAATCACCAAAGATGGCGTTACCGTTGCCAAGGAAATAGAACTGGAAGACAAATTCGAAAACATGGGCGCACAGATGGTCAAAGAAGTAGCATCCCGCACCTCTGATCTTGCCGGTGATGGCACAACAACAGCCACAATCCTCGCACAGGCAATTTTCAAAGAAGGGGTCAAACTGGTAGCGGCTGGTATGAATCCCATGGCATTGAAACGGGGTGTTGATAAAGCAGTAGCTCTTGTGGTGGAAGAGCTCAAAAAAATCTCTAAACCTGTGAAAGACAAGAAGGAGATTACTCAGGTGGGTGCCATCTCCGCCAATAATGACACCAGTATAGGTGAGATCATCGCCGAAGCGATGGATAAGGTTGGTAAAGAAGGGGTAATCACGGTGGAAGAGGCAAAAGGAATGGAAACGACGTTGGAAATTGTAGAGGGAATGCAGTTCGATCGTGGTTACATTTCCCCATACTTCATTACAAACCCTGACAAGATGGAAGTTCGTCTAGAAGATGCCTACGTCCTTGTCCATGAGAAAAAGATAAGCTCCATGAAGGACCTCCTTCCTGTACTAGAACAGGTGGCGAGGAGTGGCAAACCCTTGTTAATAGTTGCTGAGGATGTCGAGGGTGAGGCTTTGGCGACACTCGTTGTAAACAAATTAAGAGGCACGCTTAAGTGTGCCGCAGTTAAAGCACCAGCCTTCGGCGAGAGAAGAAAGGGGATGTTGGAGGATATTGCCATACTCACAGGTGGTAAGTTTATCTCTGAGGACATGGGTATCAAACTGGAAAATGTCACAATAAACGACCTAGGTACGTGCAAACAAATTATCATTGATAAGGACAATACAACACTCATAGAAGGTGGTGGCAAAAGCGAGGACATTGCAGCTCGCGTCAAGCAGATCCGTGCCCAGATCGAGGAAACCAAATCAGATTACGACCGCGAGAAACTGCAGGAGCGGCTCGCCAAACTAGTGGGTGGGGTGGCTGTCATAAAAGTTGGAGCTGCTACAGAAATAGAGATGAAAGAAAAGAAGGCACGGGTTGAAGACGCCCTGAACGCCACCAAGGCAGCGGTGGAAGAGGGTGTTGTTCCCGGAGGTGGAGTTGCTTATATACGGGCGTTGGAAGCCCTTAAAGATGTACAACTACCCGATGAAGAACAACACGGGTTGAACATCGTAAGAAGAGCCCTTGAAGAACCACTGCGTCAGATTGCCGCCAACGCTGGATACGAAGGATCTATCATTGTGGAGAAAGTCAAAGAGGGGAAAGATGATTTTGGTTTCGATGCTGAAAGAGGGGAGTTCAGAAGCATGTTTGAGGCGGGTATAATAGATCCTACAAAGGTCACACGTCTAGCTCTGCAGAACGCTTGCTCAGTCGCATCCCTGCTCATGACTACTGAAGCCATGGTAGCGGAAAAACCCAAACCCAAAACTCAGCCAGGTATGCCAGGAGGGATGCCGCCCGGAGGAGGAATGGAGGACCTAGAGTACTAA
- a CDS encoding metallopeptidase family protein, whose protein sequence is MKFRVSEFDRAVKRAIEKLPEEIRAKLTNVIVTVKKRPSKNLLRELGIGKDNVPLGLYVGQPLKEKSFFSLPGLPDRIYIFQEPLERMCDSLSSLEEEIKKTVIHEIAHHLGFTDDELDKLGYS, encoded by the coding sequence ATGAAATTTCGGGTTTCCGAATTTGACCGGGCAGTGAAAAGGGCAATCGAAAAGCTCCCTGAAGAAATCAGAGCTAAGCTTACCAACGTAATTGTAACGGTTAAAAAAAGACCTTCAAAAAACCTACTTAGAGAATTGGGCATAGGAAAAGACAATGTACCTCTAGGTCTCTACGTAGGTCAACCCCTTAAAGAAAAGAGTTTCTTCTCACTGCCCGGTCTCCCCGACCGGATATATATATTTCAGGAACCCCTAGAAAGAATGTGCGACTCTCTCTCGTCGCTTGAAGAAGAGATCAAAAAAACTGTCATTCATGAAATAGCCCACCATCTTGGTTTCACTGATGATGAACTAGATAAACTTGGCTACAGTTAA
- a CDS encoding TerC family protein, with product MIDLGFLGSIELTGEFLVALLSITLIDLILAGDNAVVIAMAVQCLPPAQRKKGIVLGAGAAVALRVIFAFVASQMLLIEGLKLAGGIVILWIGWKLLVDSAKEKNIEVKTGKTVLQAVWIIVIADVSMSLDNILAIAGASRGNFFLLLFGVALSIPLVVAGSSILSLLIDRYPFILYLGAAVLGRVGGEMIITDPFVVSFMGPSKFIKYTVEVICAIGVIVLAVLWMRRVDKEPPPLRIRGSN from the coding sequence TTGATTGATCTTGGATTTCTGGGTAGTATCGAGTTAACGGGTGAGTTTCTTGTTGCTCTTCTAAGTATCACACTTATTGATTTAATTTTAGCAGGGGATAATGCTGTAGTTATTGCTATGGCAGTGCAGTGTCTGCCACCCGCCCAGCGAAAAAAGGGGATAGTTCTAGGTGCGGGTGCAGCAGTAGCACTGAGGGTAATTTTTGCTTTTGTAGCATCTCAGATGCTTCTTATCGAAGGTTTGAAACTTGCGGGTGGAATTGTAATCCTTTGGATTGGTTGGAAACTCCTTGTGGACAGTGCTAAGGAAAAAAATATCGAAGTCAAAACGGGTAAGACAGTTTTGCAGGCAGTATGGATTATTGTAATTGCTGATGTATCCATGTCACTGGACAACATTCTGGCTATTGCGGGTGCATCGCGGGGAAATTTCTTTTTGTTACTATTTGGGGTTGCCCTGAGTATACCGCTTGTCGTGGCGGGGAGTAGTATTCTGTCCCTTCTAATTGACCGTTATCCATTTATACTCTACCTTGGGGCTGCTGTTCTTGGTCGAGTAGGGGGGGAAATGATCATCACGGATCCATTTGTAGTATCATTCATGGGTCCATCAAAGTTTATAAAATACACTGTGGAAGTTATCTGTGCAATTGGGGTAATAGTTCTTGCTGTGCTCTGGATGAGGAGAGTTGATAAAGAGCCTCCACCACTTAGAATAAGAGGGAGTAACTGA
- the groES gene encoding co-chaperone GroES has protein sequence MKIKPLHDQVLVKRVSSEEKTPGGIIIPDTAKEKPQEGEIVAVGPGKTDREGKRIPMEVKVGDRVLFSRYAGTEVKINGEEHLMMREDDILCVLEK, from the coding sequence ATGAAAATTAAACCACTACATGACCAGGTCCTTGTCAAACGCGTAAGCAGTGAAGAGAAAACCCCAGGGGGGATCATCATTCCTGACACGGCCAAAGAAAAACCGCAGGAAGGTGAGATAGTTGCGGTTGGTCCTGGAAAAACGGACCGTGAAGGGAAAAGGATACCCATGGAGGTGAAGGTTGGCGATCGGGTACTTTTCAGCCGATATGCCGGGACAGAGGTCAAGATTAACGGTGAGGAACATCTCATGATGCGCGAAGACGATATTCTCTGCGTGCTCGAAAAATGA
- a CDS encoding cytochrome c biogenesis protein ResB, with translation MGLKNYLQSKRTYFRFLRSFIRCFYTPVSIRREISFEQNEECISKAVGNVLFYRYGSIKVNSTAASYHFEVRRGFVTRAGKIVLHLGVVFITVGVLIGTIARLDGQLFVGEGERSNVIFVGENTFILPFSVKLDRFHVAYYENGTPNEILSEISISREGIVEEGTLSVNRPYKFDGFYLFLVSHGSLREGKGTRSYNQIRVVYDPGLPFLFAGAILLVLGISFTFLFSGIQVNVDVDPLSGVTLVVFSGVTHGFKIPLEREIGYLIGKVSQEGRKIKG, from the coding sequence TTGGGGCTGAAGAATTATCTTCAAAGTAAACGAACGTATTTTAGATTTCTCCGCTCTTTTATACGTTGCTTTTACACCCCCGTTTCTATTCGAAGGGAAATCTCCTTTGAGCAGAATGAAGAGTGTATCAGTAAAGCTGTAGGAAATGTTCTTTTCTATAGGTACGGGAGCATCAAGGTGAACTCTACGGCTGCTTCTTACCATTTTGAAGTGCGCCGTGGGTTTGTTACAAGAGCAGGAAAGATTGTACTCCATTTGGGAGTTGTTTTTATCACAGTTGGAGTTCTCATAGGGACAATTGCTCGCTTGGATGGTCAGTTGTTTGTCGGGGAGGGTGAGAGGAGTAATGTGATATTTGTAGGAGAAAACACGTTTATCCTTCCCTTTAGTGTGAAGCTGGATCGTTTTCATGTTGCATATTACGAAAACGGTACCCCTAACGAGATCCTTTCAGAGATTTCGATTTCGAGGGAAGGTATAGTCGAAGAGGGTACTCTGAGTGTGAATCGACCCTATAAATTTGATGGGTTTTATCTCTTTCTGGTTTCCCATGGATCTCTAAGGGAAGGGAAAGGCACGCGATCTTACAATCAGATAAGGGTTGTTTATGATCCCGGTTTGCCGTTTCTCTTCGCAGGTGCTATTCTTCTTGTGCTGGGTATTTCTTTTACTTTTCTATTTTCTGGAATCCAAGTAAATGTAGATGTGGACCCCCTGAGCGGGGTCACTTTGGTTGTGTTTTCCGGTGTTACCCATGGTTTCAAAATCCCGCTGGAGAGGGAAATTGGGTATCTAATAGGTAAAGTTTCTCAAGAAGGTAGGAAAATTAAGGGATGA
- a CDS encoding tetratricopeptide repeat protein, whose protein sequence is MSQLKIGHSKPSPEVPGPIHPRGLTVRLYPFLVIVIIGLVLYGALKYVKSSRPFVMAEELIRGSSEVRSLIGEVKDCTPWLPVSVSETKKGIEVVMTVRVEGKMGSTIVKCRFLYAGKKWRLLSAEMQEPRGTFRPLKVVREIQSGGKEELLNEAHRFFRDGDLDGAIHRYSEIIALDPQFEVAYFWRAVAYVKKNRYDEAEGDFRAVVQLNPRNVNAYNWLGWLYAQRRNYSRCVEVLSKAVDLKKDNGWAYFTRSRCHYLSGEREKALRDSEEACTLGYKRACAMRDRLGR, encoded by the coding sequence GTGTCGCAGCTAAAAATTGGACATTCAAAGCCATCACCGGAAGTTCCCGGACCTATTCATCCTCGCGGTCTTACCGTTCGTCTTTATCCTTTTTTAGTCATTGTTATCATTGGGCTTGTTTTATATGGAGCCCTGAAGTATGTCAAAAGCTCTCGTCCCTTTGTGATGGCGGAGGAGTTAATACGTGGCAGTAGTGAAGTGCGGTCACTCATAGGTGAAGTAAAGGATTGTACGCCGTGGTTGCCAGTGAGTGTCAGTGAGACGAAGAAGGGCATTGAAGTAGTTATGACAGTGCGGGTTGAGGGAAAAATGGGAAGTACTATTGTGAAATGCCGTTTTTTATATGCCGGCAAGAAATGGCGACTCCTAAGTGCTGAAATGCAAGAACCCCGAGGAACATTTCGACCTTTGAAGGTGGTGCGGGAAATACAAAGCGGCGGCAAGGAAGAACTGCTCAACGAAGCACATCGATTTTTCAGGGATGGTGATTTAGATGGTGCAATACATAGGTACAGTGAAATAATTGCCCTGGATCCGCAGTTTGAAGTAGCCTATTTCTGGCGGGCTGTGGCGTATGTGAAGAAGAACAGGTATGACGAGGCGGAAGGTGACTTCAGAGCTGTTGTGCAGTTGAATCCCAGGAATGTGAATGCTTATAACTGGCTTGGCTGGTTGTATGCGCAACGGCGTAACTATTCCCGTTGCGTGGAGGTTCTAAGTAAAGCAGTGGATCTTAAAAAGGATAACGGCTGGGCTTATTTTACCCGAAGTCGGTGTCACTATCTTAGTGGTGAGAGGGAAAAGGCGTTAAGAGATTCGGAGGAAGCCTGTACTCTGGGATATAAAAGGGCATGTGCAATGAGGGATAGGTTGGGAAGATGA
- the ccsA gene encoding cytochrome c biogenesis protein CcsA, translating to MIDVFFLRIAASLYLISLLLSVLSIFFREKYSLVTSFRIVTFIGLTLHVLSFSARVWQSYELHKGYFPVVSMYESLTFFSMTVMFYYLFQRDLESEETVGFFVTLFVFLLAGCLAFASLFDKEMRPVLPSLKGLWLPIHALTCLIGYAGFTVAFILGIVYLMRNIFRFRSSVGLEDVVFCALDRSINVGVFFFTVGFVAGVIWAHYAWGAYWRWDPKEVGSLITLLVYVGYIHVDGLVGLSIHTKIFVVVLGFLCVVFTYFGVNYLSSVHVYHGM from the coding sequence ATGATTGATGTTTTTTTTCTAAGGATCGCTGCAAGCTTGTATCTCATTTCTTTGCTACTTAGTGTTCTCTCTATTTTCTTCAGAGAAAAATATTCACTTGTAACTTCGTTTCGCATAGTTACATTTATTGGGCTCACTTTACACGTTCTTAGTTTTTCTGCCCGCGTATGGCAATCCTATGAACTTCATAAGGGTTATTTCCCCGTCGTAAGCATGTATGAGTCACTCACTTTTTTCTCAATGACAGTTATGTTTTACTATTTGTTTCAGAGGGATTTGGAGAGTGAAGAAACGGTAGGATTTTTTGTGACGTTGTTTGTTTTCTTGTTGGCCGGTTGTCTTGCATTCGCCTCCCTGTTTGACAAGGAAATGCGGCCTGTTTTACCCTCTTTAAAGGGCTTGTGGTTGCCTATACATGCGCTTACCTGTCTTATTGGATATGCGGGTTTTACTGTTGCCTTCATACTGGGAATTGTGTATTTAATGCGTAATATTTTTCGATTCAGGTCGTCCGTTGGTCTTGAGGACGTTGTTTTCTGTGCTTTAGATAGGTCAATTAACGTGGGTGTATTTTTCTTCACCGTGGGTTTTGTAGCGGGGGTAATCTGGGCCCATTATGCATGGGGTGCGTACTGGAGATGGGACCCTAAGGAAGTGGGATCACTTATCACCTTATTGGTGTACGTGGGGTATATCCATGTGGATGGTTTGGTAGGGTTGAGTATCCATACCAAAATTTTTGTTGTTGTTCTTGGTTTTTTGTGTGTAGTTTTTACGTACTTCGGTGTTAATTACCTATCGAGCGTTCACGTTTACCATGGGATGTGA
- a CDS encoding YkgJ family cysteine cluster protein, which translates to MERDIFKIDPKRGLFTKIEFPDLDLIVPFVCRKSGRRCKTYTPYIPDNHLIIIARDLHRNEDELLKTYRERYLSKLTTHPQPCPFQRHDNLCAIYEHPLRPRVCWLYPFSFQGGDMECPGYVEHVSVRDMLIENEKGVVFYDASFCPDLSLRPIPEWRWKQFKKRIIKAHPCWEMVIKFLMWNEERVCTASEYSDSKTRAVCT; encoded by the coding sequence ATGGAAAGAGACATATTTAAAATTGACCCCAAAAGAGGGCTTTTTACCAAGATCGAGTTTCCCGATCTTGATCTGATCGTACCTTTTGTTTGTCGTAAGTCTGGTAGGAGGTGTAAAACCTATACTCCCTACATTCCTGACAATCATCTTATCATCATAGCAAGGGATCTTCATAGAAACGAAGATGAGCTCCTCAAAACATACCGAGAACGATACCTTTCCAAATTGACCACCCATCCCCAACCCTGCCCCTTTCAGAGACACGACAACCTCTGTGCCATTTACGAACACCCACTCCGTCCCCGGGTCTGTTGGCTTTATCCTTTCTCGTTTCAAGGTGGAGATATGGAGTGTCCGGGATACGTTGAACATGTATCTGTCCGGGACATGCTAATAGAAAATGAAAAAGGTGTCGTCTTCTACGATGCCAGCTTCTGCCCTGACCTTTCCTTGAGACCCATACCAGAGTGGAGATGGAAACAATTTAAGAAAAGAATTATAAAAGCCCATCCTTGCTGGGAAATGGTAATTAAATTTTTGATGTGGAACGAGGAGAGAGTCTGCACTGCCTCAGAGTACAGCGATTCAAAAACCCGGGCAGTGTGCACATAA